The following are encoded together in the Bos taurus isolate L1 Dominette 01449 registration number 42190680 breed Hereford chromosome 12, ARS-UCD2.0, whole genome shotgun sequence genome:
- the VPS36 gene encoding vacuolar protein-sorting-associated protein 36 isoform X1, translated as MEQAVPGNPSVNHKEIKFDPGTLLLSTHRLIWRDQKNHECCMAIPLSQIVFIEEQAAGIGKSAKIVVHLHPAASNKEPGPFQSSKNSYIKLSFKEHGQIEFYRRLSEEMTQRRWENMPVPQSLQTNRGPQPGRIRAVGIVGIERKLEEKRKETDKNISEAFEDLSKLMVKAKEMVELSKSIANKIKDKQGDITEDETIRFKSYLLSMGIANPVTRETYGSGTQYHMQLAKQLAGILQAPLEERGGIMSLTEVYCLVNRARGMELLSPEDLVNACKMLEALKLPLRLRVFDSGVMVIELQSHKEEEMVASALETVSEKGSLTSEEFAKLVGMSVLLAKERLLLAEKMGHLCRDDSVEGLRFYPNLFMTQS; from the exons ATAAAATTTGATCCTGGGACCCTCCTTCTTAGTACGCACCGTTTAATTTGGAGAGATCAGAAGAATCAT GAATGCTGCATGGCCATTCCTCTTTCCCAAATCGTGTTCATTGAAGAACAAGCAGCTGGAATTGGAAAAAG TGCCAAAATAGTGGTTCATCTTCACCCAGCTGCTTCTAACAAAGAACCCGGCCCATTCCAGAGCAGTAAGAACTCCTACATCAAGCTCTCCTTCAAGGAACATGGCCAGATTGAG TTTTACAGGCGTCTATCAGAGGAGATGACACAGCGAAGATGGGAGAATATGCCAGTTCCCCAGTCATTACAAACAAATCGAGGACCCCAG CCAGGAAGAATACGGGCTGTAGGAATCGTAGGTATTGAAaggaaactggaagaaaaaagaaaagaaactgacaaAAACATTTCTGAG GCCTTCGAAGACCTCAGCAAGCTAATGGTCAAG GCTAAGGAAATGGTGGAGTTATCAAAGTCCATTGCTAATAAGATCAAAGACAAGCAAGGTGACATCACAGAAGATGAG ACCATCAGGTTTAAATCCTATTTGCTGAGCATGGGGATAGCTAACCCGGTTACCAGGGAGACCTACGGCTCCGGCACACAGTACCACATGCAGCTGGCCAAACAGCTGGCTGGAATACTGCAGGCACCTTTGGAg gAACGAGGGGGAATAATGTCACTTACAGAGGTGTACTGTTTAGTAAACCGAGCTCGAGGAATGGAA TTGCTTTCACCAGAAGATTTAGTGAATGCATGCAAGATGCTGGAAGCGCTGAAACTACCTCTCAG ACTCCGCGTGTTTGACAGCGGCGTCATGGTCATTGAACTTCAGTCCcacaaggaggaggaaatggtggcCTCAGCCTTGGAGACG GTTTCAGAGAAGGGATCGTTAACATCAGAAGAGTTTGCTAAGCTCGTGGGAATGTCTGTCCTTCTGGCTAAAGAGAG GTTGCTTCTTGCTGAGAAGATGGGCCATCTTTGCCGAGATGATTCAGTGGAAGGCTTGCGGTTTTACCCAAATTTATTTATGACACAGAGCTAA
- the VPS36 gene encoding vacuolar protein-sorting-associated protein 36 (The RefSeq protein has 1 substitution compared to this genomic sequence) translates to MDRFVWTSGLLEINETLVIQQRGVRIYDGEEKIKFDPGTLLLSTHRLIWRDQKNHECCMAIPLSQIVFIEEQAAGIGKSAKIVVHLHPAASNKEPGPFQSSKNSYIKLSFKEHGQIEFYRRLSEEMTQRRWENMPVPQSLQTNRGPQPGRIRAVGIVGIERKLEEKRKETDKNISEAFEDLSKLMVKAKEMVELSKSIANKIKDKQGDITEDETIRFKSYLLSMGIANPVTRETYGSGTQYHMQLAKQLAGILQAPLEERGGIMSLTEVYCLVNRARGMELLSPEDLVNACKMLEALKLPLRLRVFDSGVMVIELQSHKEEEMVASALETVSEKGSLTSEEFAKLMGMSVLLAKERLLLAEKMGHLCRDDSVEGLRFYPNLFMTQS, encoded by the exons ATAAAATTTGATCCTGGGACCCTCCTTCTTAGTACGCACCGTTTAATTTGGAGAGATCAGAAGAATCAT GAATGCTGCATGGCCATTCCTCTTTCCCAAATCGTGTTCATTGAAGAACAAGCAGCTGGAATTGGAAAAAG TGCCAAAATAGTGGTTCATCTTCACCCAGCTGCTTCTAACAAAGAACCCGGCCCATTCCAGAGCAGTAAGAACTCCTACATCAAGCTCTCCTTCAAGGAACATGGCCAGATTGAG TTTTACAGGCGTCTATCAGAGGAGATGACACAGCGAAGATGGGAGAATATGCCAGTTCCCCAGTCATTACAAACAAATCGAGGACCCCAG CCAGGAAGAATACGGGCTGTAGGAATCGTAGGTATTGAAaggaaactggaagaaaaaagaaaagaaactgacaaAAACATTTCTGAG GCCTTCGAAGACCTCAGCAAGCTAATGGTCAAG GCTAAGGAAATGGTGGAGTTATCAAAGTCCATTGCTAATAAGATCAAAGACAAGCAAGGTGACATCACAGAAGATGAG ACCATCAGGTTTAAATCCTATTTGCTGAGCATGGGGATAGCTAACCCGGTTACCAGGGAGACCTACGGCTCCGGCACACAGTACCACATGCAGCTGGCCAAACAGCTGGCTGGAATACTGCAGGCACCTTTGGAg gAACGAGGGGGAATAATGTCACTTACAGAGGTGTACTGTTTAGTAAACCGAGCTCGAGGAATGGAA TTGCTTTCACCAGAAGATTTAGTGAATGCATGCAAGATGCTGGAAGCGCTGAAACTACCTCTCAG ACTCCGCGTGTTTGACAGCGGCGTCATGGTCATTGAACTTCAGTCCcacaaggaggaggaaatggtggcCTCAGCCTTGGAGACG GTTTCAGAGAAGGGATCGTTAACATCAGAAGAGTTTGCTAAGCTCGTGGGAATGTCTGTCCTTCTGGCTAAAGAGAG GTTGCTTCTTGCTGAGAAGATGGGCCATCTTTGCCGAGATGATTCAGTGGAAGGCTTGCGGTTTTACCCAAATTTATTTATGACACAGAGCTAA